The Buteo buteo chromosome 23, bButBut1.hap1.1, whole genome shotgun sequence genome contains the following window.
TTTCAAACCTTCCGTGATCTTGCTGCAATGCATGATGATGGATTTATGGATTAGAGAACAGCGTATGATGGCAAACTTGTAGCATTGGCTCTGatgtaaaaagagaacaaattctttcctaaaaatcaaagtaattcCAAATTCTTGGGATCATGCAGCCATGCCACTTGCAAAGGAAGCATTTCCCTGCCTCTCAAAGCTTGCTGTATCCTCGATCTGCTGTCTCCCTGCTGTTAATTGATTGCAACTCCGCGTGTCCAATTAGGGCTGAGAGTTGCTCTCGCTACGTGTATCGTGCAACATACGCTGTGCACGCTCGTGCATATAGAAACGTTGATACTGTATGCGTGTACGTAGGTATGCCTGTTTGTGTGCTGACCCCAAAATCACTCGTGTTATAAAGCATCAGCCTTGAAGGCACATTCATCAAACTGTTATGTAGATCTTTTGGGTTTGCCGGTTCCCTCCAAATGAGAGACTTTTTATGCAGTCTGCTGTGGCAAATCTTTACTATCGCTCTTGCTGACTTTATCATCCCTCGCTCTTGGTGTGTGCATAAACaggtatgtgtatatatgtccAGACAGTATTTAACAGGTAGAGTTGACTAAAACAACGGTAAAGAGTGGAAATTCTGGCTGTTCTGCTTCAGCTTTGGACAACTTGGCTCCAGATTCTCATCCAGAGAATGAGATGCGTTAGCAAGAGCTTGTCCTGTGCTTCAGACGACATGATGGGTGGTTTGCATACGCATCATAGTGCAGCATTCTCTATGTAACTTGTGACACCCAGGGCGCTGTCAGCCTAGTGGAGTGCGGTGACCAGCAGGTAAATCATCAGCAGCTGTTTGCGGCTGGGGTAAGGCTGACGGATTGACAAGGGGGATGAGAACACGCAGTTCCTGGTGCTCTGCCTTCCTTGTGATCTGACTGTCCTAATAATACACGGGGGGGGCGTTAAgcatctttaatatttttgtaagcGATTAAAGGCACAaagtagagcagcaagagagacTGCCCAAGTGAAATACTTTGTGCTTTATAACCCGCAAGTACCCACAGGTAGGTGCACTAGTACTCCTCTCGTGCGTTTGTTGGGGTGcaacaaaaaagttttgttcCCTTCTTGGTCTTTGGTACAGGACACAGGCAGGTCAGCAAGCTGGAAGGTTAGACCAGGGAGTaggactgtttcttctttttcacttacTGATACCTTTCTTTAGGgttactttgaaaaagaagatttgACCGATCAAGCCGTCAGGAGACTTTCCGTCCAAGAAAGAGCGAAGCCAGCTCTTGCCAGGACTGGAGGAAGTCCCTGTTGAGAGCGAAGCCTTCGAACCTGCGCTCGTTCTCAGACGGTGTCGATTATGTCCAAGCAAGGGGACGACTGCTACTTCTATGTCTATTCCACCTGTGACAAGGTATGTTTGGGCTtcttttgctttggggtttcttGTTGAGTTTTTAGGAGAGGAGGGGGCGGAGGCATCCAGATTTCTGTTAACTTAAGAAGCCGTTCGATTCTGCTTCCAGTGCTACTAGCATGGATAATTTTGGAGGCTgtactgttttaatttcctctttgtgGGTTTCCTTTTGGTTACAGGGAGACAGCTGTTCCTTCCGCCACTGTGCGGCTGCTCTGGGAAATGAGAGAGTGTGCAGGCTGTGGCAGGAGGGTCGCTGTTTCAAGACTACCTGCAGATTCAGACACATGGAAGTCGATGTGAGTGTTTGCCTAAAGATGTGTTCTCCCGCTAAATCCCTGAAAgcctttttccttgctgtcgGCAGACTGAATGTGCTTGTACGTGATAGATTTACTCGCTTTCAAATGATACTGGTTTCCGTTACTtggagggggctgggaggaagttgggggaagaaaaatcaatttcttaGGTATATCTCAGCAAGACATTTTTGTATTAGGTGCTGGCGTTGTTCTGACGTCTTGGGGTAgcacagggtggggagggagaagatggGAAGGAAATAAGGCTCTGAAAGATAACTTGAGATAGATTCAAGCTAGGCAATTTaaggcattttttccctctgaataaTCCCAGTATTTTGCACATTGTCTTAGTTTAGACCACCCTGAACTGACGTGTGCGAGCCCCCATCTTCTCCAACGGAATGACAGGAAAGCTAGATAATATGTAGTAGTTACAGCTTACGCAAACTTTGTCGATCTGCCCTGCAATGCTTTCGGTGATAAACTGCATCTTTGGAATGATGTTTCCGCACTGCACTGCGATAGCCCTGTCTCTGGCATGACGTGTAACTATGTCTCTTAGCAAGGCTAAGGCGAGTGTtaccatgagcttttctttctttctgtcttcagaaaaaacgCAGCGAGGTTCCTTGCTACTGGGAGAATCAGCCAGCTGGCTGTCAAAAATCCAACTGTGCGTTCCGTCACACGAAAGGACGCTATGTTGGTGGGCGCTTCTTCCCGCCAAGCAAAAGTGAGTTTCTTGGGTCCTTTTCCTTTAAgcattaaagaattaattttgaatattaCTTAGGAGTGGGTACAATGCCGTAGAAGGCATCAAGTAACTGCTGACTGAGGAGTGTAGGGAGAAGTGTGCAGTCACAGGCTCTCAGCTAAAGGGACTGTAATTCcggtatttaattttttctttcctgctcagcttctctgtgctttgtgtgACCTTTGCACTTCAGGttgctttcccttcatttcaTCCTTTCTGGAGGGTAGGGTGGTGAGATGAGTGTGTGAAGGGAAGCCGTTGTTCCTAGTGTGTTCGTAGGGGTGGGGAATAGGAAACTCTGACTTGAGCAGCCAGGTGGGTTATCTATGGTATCTACCGTATCTAGACAGTGAGTGCAAGGTTGGGGTGAAAGTTTTACATGGCCGAATGGGAGATGATCCTCGTCTTCCTCTAGCTACGCTTCCAAGTCGACCTGAGCCTGCAGAAGATGATGTGAAAATGGCTCAGGCgtcactgcagcaaaacagactttctgTCCAGTGGAGtccctctctgcagctgagggGGGTGATGAAAGGGGAAAGCTCTGAAAAGGTCCCAAGTCCTACACATCCTCCAGCCAGTTGTAATCAATGCTGcagatgatgatgaagatggGTACTTTTTCCTTACTGAAGGCATTTCTACTGGAGGTGAATGTATAAATTCACAGAGTGCCTGAACTGTGTAGTGTTTAAAGCTACGGACCAGAGTCTGGAGTCTTCAATACTTTTTCCCCAGTATAGCTCTTGCTTATATGAGCCTGTCAAGTCaatacagctgtttaaaaaaacctcccacaaACAGTTGCTTGTAGTTAAGAATACGAACAGAATATGAACCGTGGACTGAAATGTCATTGTACGAGCTGCATAAGCATGAAATGTCTTGTATAATCCCTGCTCCATAACTgaataggttttattttggacGTTCAGAGCAGCTTTCTGAAGATGGAGGTGAAACTAAAACACCTGTCCAGCCACGGGCAACAGAAGCCCATAGTGGAACGCGGATAATTTCCACTAGGAAAGGCAGTGCTAATACAAAGCAAGGTATTCTAGCAACTGTAGTAGGATGGCTTGGAAGGAGAACTTGACGATTAACTCCAAAGCGATATGTTCTAAAACTACGATAGAGCATCGGGTAGCTGGATGGAGTCAGTTATTTCCACGAGCTCATTCCTCTCTCCTAATGTCGTATGTCCCTTGGGTCAGACAGGTCAACTCCTCCTTGTTGACtgttgtaaaacaaacaaaatagagCCACAGCGTGGAGTTTAAATGCCTGCAAATGTGTCCTTTCAAACACGGTGGGAAGAAGCCATGTCTAATGATAGAGGAACCTAATATCGTGTAGATGGATTAAAACGCTTAAAACGGTAGGTTTTACTCTGCAGGATGGGAGGAGGGTTGAAGAAGGGTGCCAGTTGCTTACCAAAATACCCATCCgttgtatggatttttttactgGTGAGGAGTGTTGAGAGGGTTTATTTGGAAGACTTTGGAAGGGTTCTGAGCTGTAAGAAGCTTGAGCGTGTGTGCTCTTCAACATGTGCCTTTAGGCCTCAGCTTCATtaaccattttctgttttcagaggacAATTtagattttggaataaaaacacTTGAAGAAATCAAACTGGAGAAactaaagggaaaagcaaaaagccaagGTGGTGAGTTAATATCCCCTACTTGTAGTGAATACTATTGTTTCCACTTCATGGCTCCTCAACCGAAAGGTCAAGTAATAATTAAGATAATTCAGACAGGTTAGCCTGCTGGTGCTGcctcttttaatgaaaaccatGCTTTTATGCTTCAAGGCCCTGGTTTGATTGCAAATATTGGGCATCTGTAGGTGCTCAGTTTGTTGTGTTGCAATAAAAGATGCAGAAGCGGTTTTTATCAGCCTGACATTATGCTGTAGCTCATCACGTATTACAGCACCTTACAGACTCTCCAATGTGCTTAATTGGACTCTCATGTTCCTGAAGTTGAGTGAGATTTGTGAATGAGCTAACGTGTCGACAGCACGTGGCAGAAGTAGCGGTTGGGTTAAGTGCAgtagcagcagagagagaggctaATGTCAATACGAGTGTCAGTATGCAAAAAAGGGGATAACTGGAAAAACCGGGCAGTAATGAAAGGGCAGACCTACAGAAGATGGTATTATACAAGTAGCCAATTTTTGAAGCGTTGACGAGGCTGACGGTGGCACTTGCGGACAGTAGCGTGCTACGAGTCTGTGTATAAGTGGTGGTGTTCAGATCCGCACAAATTcctttgaaaggcaaaaaaggtgTGGCACTACTACTACGCGTAGTCACTCGTTTCTGTGGTTTGGCTACCAGAAGAGTGCCTTTTGCTGGGAGGTGGGCTAGAAGGACAATGCTCTTAGTGGCTACCGGTTTCTGTGCAGCGAAGAGATTAGTCTTTGGTTTAGGGGAGGAGCCTGTGATTGAAGTGAATCTTGGCGAGAGGATGGGAAAACGGAAAGCCTCCATGGGTAAGAGCTTTTTGTGAGCCGTTGTTCGGGTGCCCTCGTCTAAACGTGACTGTGTTTAGGGGTAATTTTGCTGCGTGCcggaggaaaatacattttggcaGAGGTGTGTATTGGCGGCAGAAGTGGCAAATGTGGTTAGCAGCTGAAAGGCAAATCTAAGAAAAGATCCCTGGAAGCATTGAAGTTTGTGGCTGACTGTTCTAAAATCCTCCTCCAGAGAAACGTTCTTCAAgcattgcttgttttctctctttctgaagcTGGTAGAAGTGTCCTTCCGTTAAAGCGCAACCTTGCTGacaggctggggaagaagatAGAGGTTCTGGAGAATGCTGCCAAAGCACCAAAGAGAGGTGCAGCTACTAAGCAGACATCTGGATTTGATGCCCAGATTTTGTGTTTAGGTTCGCTGTTTGTCCTTTCTTCTAGTGGTTCCTTTTGCGTGTTGGTTGAGGGCTCAAGGTAGCTCTGAATCCCAGTGAAGTGATGGCTCTCATTGTGAAACGTGAACAGCAAATGGAGATTTATGCAGTCTGCCgaactttttctgttctctcttgtAGTTCAAGTCCCCAGGTCCCTGAAGGAGAGGCTAGGACTGCCCTCTGAACAGAGCCGTACAGAGACAGGTACAAACTGGCTTCCCAGTGTATGCCTTCCCCTTTTGTCTTTCCATGAGCTTTCCTACAGCcctaaaagttaatttaaaaaagcctgCCTGATTCCTCTTGCTCGAGTGCTGAAGCTGTCCTGTTTAGCTGCTGGCTAAATACACTTTTAACTAGAAGGATTGGGGTGCTTTGAAGAGAACCTGTTtgtttcctgggtttttttcctgaggcagAGCAAGACGGTATcagttctctcttccttttactcTAGCCAAACCGAAGGTGTGCCTGAAGCCTTTGGATGGGAAAGCCACCTTCCCCAGAAAGCAGCCACTGAAACGTAAGGCAGCCGAGAGTCATCCGTCTGCCGTGGTGGCTGTGAAGCCACCGAGTGCCACTGGTGGCGACGGGAAGGAGCCTTCAgctaaaaaagcagctgtggtaAGGAGAGCGGCTGGGGCAGTAGTGGGTCCCTAGTAAAATTTATGCCCAAGTTGTAGCCTCCTCTTGGAGAAAAGATGGAAGACTGAAATGTTCTACGGGTCTCCGTTCCCTTTTAAATCTAGAAGCGGTCGACAGGATGCTTGTAgtacctttctgcttttcaccagGTGAATGGCAGTGTTTCCATAATGCTCTGCTACGTCCCTTAATGCTGCGTTCTTTAAAAAGACCCAAGGTTGTTAGTAAACTTTAAGGGAATGCTAACTTTTCTTCAGGTGTGCCCTGGCTCTGTATTTTGGTTAAGGCTCAGCAAtgccagaggagaagcagccGAGGAAGAATCTGCAAAGCAGTCTTTGACCTGTGTATCCTAAAAACCATCTTGCTTCTTCCTAGGCTGTTGTTCCGGCTTTTCCAGAGGGCAGCCTCTTCTCCAGACGCGGGAgaggaaaaccccaaaccaggtaAGAACCACAACTTGTCCTTTTCCTTGATCAGTGTGCCTTTCACGTCAAGCTAagttgtggttggttttttttcacacgTGGAAAAATTAGAGTTTTGAGATAATTCATGCCAAAatccagcagaggaaaaattcGTCTGAAATAATAAGTTTCTAGCAGCTGGCTGGACTGCTTATTTAGATTCTTGTCTGAAAATGCTGCAAGTTGGTACAGCTTTTCAGTGGCTTCTTGGGTTTTCTGAACGCCTGCGGAGGTTGACTTGGTAACCTTTTTGCAGTCAAATTAGTAAAGGTGGCAAAGTGTCTCTGGCGACAAAAATGGAACCTTCTTTGCCAGACCCCAGGTGCTGTGTCTTTGCGGATAAATCCCCAAACTGCAAAATGTACCTGCTGATACATTGGACTCTAGAAGCAGCCCCAGGTTAATTGACTAACAATCCCTGTGTAAGGCTGAGGGGTAGGAGGGATTAACTACTATTTTaagagctgctttgcagaaaacatctcTCTGCTTAAGGAATGTCATCCACTGATTTGCtctctttcttgttcttcccaGTCCTGAACTGCATACTGGAAGCCTGACAGACTCTGTGGCACCGTCAGAGGTCTCAAGCTCGACCTCAGCTTCCTCACGAGTAGCAGTAAAGACGGACGGGTTGAGCTCCACAGGGGCCTGGGAAGCAGCCTTCTCTGCGGAAGACGACTTTGAGCAGTTTCTTTGGGAGATCTCGGGAGGCAAACTGGAAGAGATAATTGACCCGGACCCAGAGAAGGATGAGGATGAGCTCCTCATGGAACTTGCTGAAATGCTGGACATCTGAAGCGCATAGTCTTAAGgcttaaaataaagaaagaaagaaattgaaactgattattttgttgGCTACCCAGAGGTGATTCTTTTTCTAGCTGAGGCTTTGCAAGGAGTCTTAAAGCACAGGTGAACTGGTAGACATCGGGAGTATGTGCAGGCAGTTGTCCTAAACTTCCCTGCTGGTCAGACATGCGGTCTGAATTTGTGACCCTGCAGAAGACAGCTGAGACTGGGGTCTATTGTGTACCCTGCCACCAGGGATCGTTTTCCCTAGCAGCTACCTTTTGAATCATTGTCTTAAATTTTTGAAGAACTTGAGTCTCTTCTCTTCCTACGAGGATTTGTGAAGGTGGGGCGGCCCTCAGGCatttgctgctggcagaggaaaaatCGGTTGTGGGAGTGGATTGTCAATActttctctttggaagaaaacacttgCGTGCTTTGATAAT
Protein-coding sequences here:
- the LOC142043841 gene encoding zinc finger CCCH domain-containing protein 11A-like, coding for MQSAELFLFSLVVQVPRSLKERLGLPSEQSRTETAKPKVCLKPLDGKATFPRKQPLKRKAAESHPSAVVAVKPPSATGGDGKEPSAKKAAVAVVPAFPEGSLFSRRGRGKPQTSPELHTGSLTDSVAPSEVSSSTSASSRVAVKTDGLSSTGAWEAAFSAEDDFEQFLWEISGGKLEEIIDPDPEKDEDELLMELAEMLDI